One Sphingomicrobium sp. XHP0239 DNA segment encodes these proteins:
- the lepA gene encoding translation elongation factor 4, with translation MTDLSRIRNFSIIAHIDHGKSTLADRLIQETGGLTAREMREQVLDNMEIEQERGITIKSQTVRLNFTAADGEAYELNLMDTPGHVDFAYEVSRSLAACEGALLVVDAAQGVEAQTLANVYQSIEHDHEIVPVINKIDLPAADPDKVKLEIEDVIGLDSATAVEASAKTGQGIADILQAVVDIIPPPTGDRDAPLKAMLVDSWYDPYLGVVILVRVMEGVLKKGLRVKFMQAGTEHLIDRVGCFTPKRVELDELQAGEIGFITAQIKEVAQTAVGDTITTVKNPTDKPLPGFKEVQPVVFCGLFPVDAADFEKLRDSLYKLRLNDASFTFEMETSAALGFGFRCGFLGLLHLEIIQERLTREYDLDLITTAPSVVYTMQLSHTKNEDAKTIELHNPADYPDVNRIEVIEEPWIKATIYTPDEYLGGILKLCQDRRGIQKDLTYVGGRAQVVYELPLNEVVFDFYDRLKSISQGYASFDYEQIGVREGDLVKMSILVNEEPVDALSMIVHRSTAEQRGRGMCERLKELIPRHLFKIPIQAAIGGKVIARETLSAMRKDVTAKCYGGDASRKRKLLEKQKKGKAKMREYGNVSIPQEAFIAALKMGDEG, from the coding sequence ATGACCGATCTTTCCCGAATCCGTAATTTCTCCATCATCGCGCACATCGATCATGGCAAATCGACGCTGGCCGACCGGCTCATCCAGGAGACGGGGGGGCTGACGGCGCGGGAAATGCGCGAGCAGGTGCTCGACAATATGGAGATCGAGCAGGAGCGCGGGATTACCATTAAATCCCAGACCGTTAGGCTGAATTTCACCGCGGCGGACGGGGAGGCGTACGAGCTCAATTTGATGGACACGCCGGGGCACGTTGATTTTGCCTACGAAGTCTCGCGCAGCCTAGCGGCTTGCGAAGGCGCGCTTCTCGTCGTCGACGCGGCGCAGGGGGTGGAAGCGCAGACGCTCGCCAACGTCTACCAGTCGATCGAGCACGACCATGAGATCGTGCCCGTCATCAACAAGATCGACCTGCCCGCCGCCGACCCCGACAAGGTGAAGCTGGAGATCGAGGACGTGATCGGCCTCGACAGCGCGACCGCGGTCGAAGCGAGCGCGAAGACGGGGCAGGGCATCGCGGACATATTGCAGGCCGTCGTCGACATCATCCCGCCGCCCACGGGGGACCGCGACGCGCCGCTGAAAGCCATGCTGGTCGACAGCTGGTACGACCCGTATCTGGGCGTCGTCATCCTCGTGCGGGTGATGGAAGGCGTCCTGAAGAAGGGTCTGCGCGTCAAATTCATGCAGGCGGGGACCGAGCATCTGATCGACCGCGTCGGCTGTTTCACCCCCAAGCGCGTCGAGCTGGACGAACTGCAGGCGGGCGAGATCGGCTTCATCACCGCACAGATCAAGGAAGTCGCGCAGACCGCGGTCGGCGACACGATCACCACGGTGAAAAATCCTACGGACAAGCCTCTGCCGGGGTTCAAGGAAGTGCAGCCGGTGGTGTTCTGCGGGCTGTTCCCCGTCGACGCGGCGGACTTCGAGAAATTGCGCGATAGCCTCTACAAACTGCGGCTCAACGACGCCTCGTTCACCTTCGAGATGGAAACCTCGGCCGCACTGGGCTTCGGCTTCCGCTGCGGGTTCCTGGGGCTGTTGCACCTCGAGATCATCCAGGAGCGGCTGACGCGCGAATATGACCTCGACCTCATCACCACCGCGCCGAGCGTCGTTTATACGATGCAGCTGTCCCACACGAAGAACGAGGACGCCAAGACGATCGAGCTGCACAACCCGGCCGATTATCCCGACGTCAACCGGATCGAGGTGATCGAGGAGCCGTGGATCAAGGCGACGATCTACACCCCCGACGAATATCTCGGCGGTATCCTCAAGCTGTGCCAGGACCGGCGCGGTATCCAGAAGGACCTCACCTATGTCGGCGGGCGCGCGCAGGTGGTGTACGAACTGCCATTGAACGAAGTGGTGTTCGACTTCTACGACCGGCTGAAGTCGATCAGCCAGGGCTATGCCAGCTTCGACTATGAACAGATCGGCGTGCGCGAGGGCGACCTCGTGAAGATGAGCATCCTCGTCAACGAGGAGCCGGTCGACGCCCTGAGCATGATCGTCCACCGCTCGACCGCCGAACAGCGCGGGCGCGGGATGTGCGAGCGGTTGAAGGAGCTGATCCCGAGGCACCTGTTCAAGATCCCCATCCAAGCCGCGATCGGCGGCAAGGTGATCGCCCGCGAAACCCTCTCCGCGATGCGCAAGGACGTGACCGCGAAATGCTACGGCGGCGACGCCTCGCGCAAGCGCAAGCTGCTGGAGAAGCAGAAGAAGGGGAAGGCGAAGATGCGCGAATATGGCAACGTGAGCATCCCGCAGGAGGCGTTCATCGCGGCGCTGAAGATGGGGGATGAAGGCTAA
- a CDS encoding P-loop ATPase, Sll1717 family, producing the protein MLASAGRMELGYLVAKNKGMSQINPIELQYGMTIGSGSAENDDEYLFDCFINYPPVEEFRRLQSPAMIVAGRTGEGKTAILRQVEHTSDRSAVIDPAEMSMSYVSNSDALRFLTQIGADLDLLFQVLWKHVLCIEFIRLRWDVDSTQKSNNVFQRIYDKFSGDERKKKAIDYLQNWQGKFWITMDENIKEITQSFENKISAEMGAELEKFKAGGQYERRLSEQKKSELVARSRKIINSDQLAKLHQIIEMLSLAENDQLKSHYILIDGLDEKWVDEGIKFQLIRGLLEALKSFRKITNLKILVALRVDILEKVVQDTSNPSFQREKFEDMSLRLRWSKVELKNLVDARIERMFKRKFTSKAVQFDDIFPPQIANKKPFDWMIERTLMRPRDIISFVNEAITVAAGRAEISVTNLRKAEAEYSRKRKDALMQEWQWVFPSLAIALKIFSSAAKPIIDFRALCEEDFVEDVVLQILSDEDAVHDILGIEAQSHDVARAPDRTAFMQLLCSVLYRTGAVGLKLETSEPYIYSHINSPIVSPHVIGEKAKVRLHPMLHSALHLHEK; encoded by the coding sequence ATGCTGGCATCTGCAGGCCGAATGGAGTTGGGGTATTTAGTGGCAAAAAATAAAGGTATGTCGCAGATCAATCCTATTGAGTTGCAATACGGAATGACGATCGGAAGTGGCAGTGCAGAAAACGATGACGAGTATCTCTTCGATTGTTTCATAAACTACCCGCCTGTTGAAGAATTTCGTAGATTACAATCGCCAGCAATGATCGTTGCTGGTCGAACAGGGGAGGGTAAAACCGCGATCCTCCGGCAAGTAGAGCATACTTCTGATAGAAGTGCCGTCATCGATCCAGCTGAGATGTCGATGAGTTATGTCTCAAACTCCGACGCCCTTAGATTTCTTACTCAGATCGGTGCCGACTTAGACCTTTTGTTTCAGGTACTTTGGAAGCATGTTCTATGCATCGAATTTATTCGGCTTCGCTGGGATGTAGATTCAACTCAAAAGTCCAATAATGTTTTTCAAAGAATCTACGATAAATTCAGCGGTGATGAGCGAAAAAAGAAGGCAATAGACTATCTCCAGAACTGGCAAGGCAAGTTCTGGATTACGATGGATGAAAACATTAAAGAGATAACACAGTCCTTTGAAAATAAGATTAGTGCGGAAATGGGAGCGGAATTAGAAAAGTTCAAGGCGGGTGGTCAGTATGAAAGGCGGTTGAGTGAACAGAAAAAAAGCGAGCTCGTTGCCAGGTCAAGGAAAATCATCAACTCGGACCAGTTAGCAAAATTACACCAAATAATCGAGATGCTCTCGCTGGCCGAGAATGATCAGCTCAAAAGCCACTATATTCTCATTGATGGACTAGACGAGAAATGGGTTGATGAGGGAATAAAATTCCAGTTGATCAGAGGTTTGCTAGAGGCTTTGAAGTCCTTCCGAAAGATTACTAATCTAAAAATCTTAGTAGCGCTCAGAGTAGATATTCTTGAGAAAGTTGTTCAAGATACTTCCAACCCAAGCTTCCAGAGGGAAAAATTCGAAGACATGTCGCTCCGTCTGCGGTGGAGCAAGGTCGAACTAAAAAATTTGGTCGACGCACGTATTGAACGAATGTTCAAACGAAAGTTTACGTCTAAGGCTGTGCAATTTGACGACATCTTCCCTCCGCAAATCGCGAATAAGAAGCCGTTCGATTGGATGATTGAGCGGACGCTGATGCGCCCGCGTGACATCATCAGCTTCGTAAATGAAGCCATTACCGTTGCTGCTGGTCGGGCTGAGATATCTGTAACAAATCTTCGGAAAGCAGAGGCAGAGTACTCGAGGAAACGCAAAGATGCGTTGATGCAAGAATGGCAGTGGGTCTTTCCATCTTTGGCGATCGCGCTGAAGATCTTTTCGTCTGCGGCCAAGCCTATCATAGACTTTCGGGCACTTTGTGAGGAGGACTTCGTCGAGGACGTCGTTCTTCAAATTCTGAGCGACGAAGATGCCGTGCACGATATACTTGGAATCGAAGCACAAAGTCACGATGTCGCAAGAGCCCCAGATCGCACAGCATTCATGCAACTTTTGTGCTCAGTCCTTTATCGCACCGGCGCTGTCGGATTGAAGCTCGAGACATCGGAACCCTACATTTATTCCCATATAAATAGTCCAATTGTTTCGCCTCATGTTATTGGTGAAAAGGCGAAGGTAAGGTTACACCCGATGCTCCATTCGGCCCTACATCTTCACGAGAAGTGA
- a CDS encoding glutamate-5-semialdehyde dehydrogenase has translation MNDQTLDPQIHVHELGRKAKAATKGLLTATTEQKNRALTAAAKALRDRKAELIAANDKDVDSVRGKKPDSFIDRLALDDERIEGMASALEQIAELPDPVGRSLATFSRPNGLEIERVAVPIGVIGMIYESRPNVGADASALCLKSGNAVILRGGSESKHSTRIIVECMRDGLKSAGLPEDAVQAIGTTDRAAVAALLKADQFVDLVIPRGGRGLVELVRDQASVPTLLHLDGNCHSYVHEAADIDKAVDVIRNAKLRRTGVCGATESIVIDRAIADKVVPRLADIFDGDCELRGDEEAVKIDDRLKPANEDDWSTEYLDNIASVKIVDGLDEGIAWVDEHSSHHTDAIMTEDDAAANRFMTEIDSAILMRNASTQFADGGEFGMGAEIGIATGKMHARGPVGLEQLTSFKYLVKGSGQTRP, from the coding sequence ATGAACGACCAGACCCTAGACCCGCAGATCCACGTCCACGAACTCGGCCGCAAGGCCAAGGCCGCGACCAAGGGCTTGCTGACCGCCACGACCGAGCAGAAGAACCGCGCCCTCACCGCCGCCGCCAAGGCGCTGCGCGACCGCAAGGCCGAACTCATCGCCGCCAACGACAAGGACGTCGACAGCGTCCGCGGCAAGAAGCCCGACAGCTTCATCGACCGCCTCGCACTGGACGACGAGCGCATCGAGGGCATGGCCTCCGCGCTCGAACAGATCGCCGAACTCCCCGACCCCGTCGGGCGCAGCCTCGCCACCTTCTCGCGCCCGAACGGTCTCGAGATCGAGCGCGTCGCCGTCCCCATCGGCGTCATCGGCATGATCTACGAAAGCCGCCCCAACGTCGGCGCCGACGCCTCCGCGCTCTGCCTCAAATCGGGCAACGCCGTCATCCTGCGCGGCGGCAGCGAGAGCAAGCACTCCACCCGCATCATCGTCGAATGCATGCGCGATGGCCTCAAGTCCGCCGGCCTCCCCGAAGACGCCGTGCAGGCCATCGGCACTACAGACCGCGCCGCCGTCGCCGCGCTCTTGAAGGCCGACCAGTTCGTCGACCTCGTCATCCCCCGCGGCGGCCGCGGCCTCGTCGAGCTGGTCCGCGACCAGGCGAGCGTCCCCACATTGCTCCACCTCGACGGCAACTGCCACAGCTACGTCCACGAAGCCGCCGATATCGACAAGGCCGTCGACGTCATTCGCAACGCCAAGCTGCGCCGCACGGGCGTCTGCGGCGCGACCGAGAGCATCGTCATCGACCGCGCGATCGCCGACAAGGTCGTCCCTAGGCTCGCCGACATCTTCGATGGCGACTGCGAACTGCGCGGCGACGAGGAAGCGGTGAAGATCGACGACCGTCTCAAGCCCGCCAACGAGGACGACTGGTCGACCGAATATCTCGACAACATCGCATCCGTGAAGATCGTCGACGGCCTCGACGAAGGCATCGCCTGGGTGGACGAGCACAGCTCGCACCACACCGACGCGATCATGACCGAGGACGACGCCGCCGCGAACCGCTTCATGACCGAAATCGACAGCGCCATCCTGATGCGCAACGCCTCGACCCAGTTCGCCGACGGCGGCGAATTCGGCATGGGCGCCGAGATCGGGATCGCGACCGGGAAGATGCATGCGAGGGGCCCCGTGGGGCTCGAGCAGCTGACCTCTTTTAAATACCTCGTGAAGGGTTCGGGCCAGACACGGCCCTAG
- a CDS encoding pyrroline-5-carboxylate reductase family protein, which translates to MIGCGKMGGALLQHWKKGGEDFTIVDPFLDEAPDGIRLEKDRSALGDTRYDVLIVAIKPQMLGDILPDYTAHIADDGYALSIAAGASIERISGLLDGAPVIRVMPNLPAAVGKGVSGLVAGPGVSDAQRDHAMEMMDRTGAVIPVDSEDGLDRVTAVAGSGPGYIFEIARTYVAAARELGFDRDQARALALGTMQGTVAMALDQSDTDLETHRNNVTSKGGTTAAGLDALNGDGAISDHFKACVQAAYDRAVELR; encoded by the coding sequence ATGATCGGCTGCGGAAAGATGGGCGGTGCCCTGCTGCAGCATTGGAAAAAGGGTGGCGAAGACTTTACCATCGTCGATCCCTTTCTTGACGAAGCCCCCGATGGCATTCGTCTGGAAAAGGACCGCTCGGCGCTCGGCGACACGCGCTACGACGTGCTGATCGTCGCCATCAAGCCGCAGATGCTCGGCGACATCCTGCCCGACTATACCGCACACATCGCCGATGATGGCTATGCCCTGTCGATAGCCGCGGGGGCCTCGATCGAGCGCATCTCGGGCCTGCTCGACGGTGCGCCGGTCATCCGCGTGATGCCCAACCTTCCCGCCGCGGTGGGCAAGGGCGTCTCGGGTCTCGTCGCCGGGCCGGGCGTATCCGACGCACAGCGCGACCATGCGATGGAGATGATGGACCGGACCGGCGCCGTCATTCCGGTCGACAGCGAGGACGGGCTCGATCGGGTCACCGCCGTTGCGGGCTCGGGCCCCGGCTACATCTTCGAGATCGCGCGGACCTATGTCGCCGCCGCCCGCGAACTGGGGTTCGACCGTGACCAGGCGCGCGCGCTCGCGCTGGGGACGATGCAGGGCACCGTGGCGATGGCCCTCGACCAGTCCGACACCGATCTCGAAACGCATCGCAACAACGTCACCAGCAAGGGCGGCACCACCGCCGCCGGCCTCGACGCGCTGAACGGCGACGGGGCGATCTCCGACCATTTCAAGGCCTGCGTCCAGGCCGCTTACGACCGCGCCGTCGAGCTGCGGTAA
- the proB gene encoding glutamate 5-kinase — MPKQDSVVVKLGSSLVANTDLLTPRFGFLHRLMEDVHRLREAGTNVILCSSGAVALGLNMVGETPQSAGVSDKQAAAACGMPRLLNAYRQIGYEYGIDIAQVLLTLGDFEDHRRFLNTRNTVFRLMESGIMPIVNENDSITTEEIRVGDNDRLAAKVAQMVDARVFVILTEVDGLYDRHPDEPGAKFLDEVTDVAPYMEATKGKSTLGTGGMTTKLMAANMAQEAGCTTFIAQGEADSPISTVLSGKRRSTRFPAHENPISGWESWIANRLQMAGSIHVSSATAAGIENGSAGIRREDVERFDGDFTRGDVLHVYDPEGVERARGLTDFTSEEVRVMVNNPDADPEQLLGYKAKGEIVRAKNLVSLEGRHLLWEAPEELPANRGKHVPG, encoded by the coding sequence GTGCCCAAACAAGACAGTGTCGTCGTCAAACTGGGGTCGAGCCTGGTGGCGAACACCGACCTTTTGACCCCGCGTTTCGGCTTTCTCCACCGGCTGATGGAGGACGTGCATCGGCTCCGCGAGGCGGGGACCAACGTGATCCTCTGTTCCTCCGGTGCCGTCGCCCTGGGGCTCAACATGGTCGGCGAGACGCCGCAGAGCGCCGGCGTGAGCGACAAGCAGGCGGCGGCGGCATGCGGCATGCCGCGGCTTCTGAACGCCTATCGGCAGATCGGCTACGAATATGGAATCGACATCGCACAGGTTCTGCTGACGCTGGGCGATTTCGAGGACCACCGCCGCTTCCTCAATACCCGCAACACGGTCTTCCGGTTGATGGAAAGCGGCATCATGCCGATCGTCAACGAGAACGACAGCATCACGACCGAGGAGATCCGCGTCGGCGACAATGACCGGCTGGCGGCGAAGGTCGCGCAGATGGTCGATGCGCGTGTATTCGTGATCCTGACCGAGGTCGACGGTCTGTACGATCGTCATCCGGACGAGCCCGGGGCCAAGTTCCTCGACGAGGTCACCGACGTGGCGCCCTACATGGAAGCGACCAAGGGCAAGTCGACGCTGGGCACGGGCGGAATGACGACCAAGCTGATGGCGGCCAACATGGCGCAGGAAGCGGGCTGCACCACCTTCATCGCGCAGGGTGAGGCGGACAGCCCGATTTCGACGGTCCTTTCGGGCAAGCGGCGCTCGACCCGTTTTCCGGCGCACGAGAATCCCATCTCGGGCTGGGAAAGCTGGATCGCCAACCGGTTGCAGATGGCGGGCAGCATCCACGTGTCGTCGGCGACAGCGGCCGGGATCGAGAACGGCAGCGCCGGCATCCGGCGCGAGGACGTCGAACGGTTTGACGGGGATTTCACGCGCGGCGACGTGCTGCACGTCTATGATCCCGAGGGCGTCGAGCGCGCCCGCGGGCTGACCGATTTCACCAGCGAGGAAGTGCGCGTGATGGTCAACAATCCCGACGCCGACCCCGAGCAGCTGCTCGGCTACAAGGCCAAGGGCGAGATCGTGCGCGCGAAAAATCTGGTGTCGCTCGAAGGGCGGCACCTGTTGTGGGAGGCGCCCGAGGAACTGCCCGCCAACCGCGGCAAGCACGTTCCGGGCTAG
- a CDS encoding Flp family type IVb pilin, translating to MIRFLNDERGATAIEYGLIIALIAVAILVALSAVGTDIGNTFNEVSNKL from the coding sequence ATGATCCGCTTTTTGAACGACGAGCGCGGGGCCACCGCGATCGAATATGGCCTCATCATCGCGTTGATCGCGGTTGCCATCCTGGTCGCGTTGAGCGCGGTCGGGACCGACATCGGCAACACGTTCAACGAGGTTTCGAACAAGCTCTAG
- a CDS encoding DEAD/DEAH box helicase: protein MSFFHELGLAKPILRALDTQGYDTPTPIQREAIPPLLKGRDLMGIAQTGTGKTAAFSLPSIHNLTKDGFTPRQPASCRMLVLSPTRELAAQIASSMKGYAQGSGLKVNVVFGGKPIGAQAKGLVGGCDILVATPGRLLDLIDRRALTLKNVEIFVLDEADQMMDLGFIKPLQQIARMLPQDRQSLFFSATMPKAIADLGKQFISDPVRVEVTPQASTAERIDQRVTFVDQREKQALLTMRLGAMFESGEMDRALVFTRTKHGADRVVRHLIGAGIDAAAIHGNKSQGQRTAALNGFRDGAVRILVATDIAARGIDVPGVSHVFNFELPNVPEQYVHRIGRTARAGREGVAISFCAPDEKAYLRDIERLTGVRIDKADLPENFNNRAAALPKPAGRTAGKGKWTPMGEDASSDGVNSRPPHHRRGPSKPKHGIKRRGNTGPHRGRDERTGSDDGAPRRDDHGARPARKPHRKGGGQKVASGQAPRGGKGPGDQRRGPHRSGGRPGNR from the coding sequence ATGTCCTTTTTCCACGAGCTTGGCCTCGCCAAGCCCATTCTTCGCGCGCTCGACACCCAGGGCTACGATACGCCCACGCCGATCCAGCGCGAGGCCATTCCGCCCCTCCTGAAGGGCCGCGACCTCATGGGGATCGCGCAGACGGGGACCGGCAAGACCGCCGCTTTCTCGCTGCCTTCCATCCACAATCTGACCAAGGACGGCTTCACGCCGCGCCAGCCCGCAAGCTGCCGGATGCTGGTGCTGTCGCCGACCCGCGAACTGGCGGCGCAGATCGCCTCCAGCATGAAGGGTTATGCCCAAGGGTCGGGCCTCAAGGTCAACGTCGTGTTCGGTGGCAAGCCGATCGGGGCGCAGGCCAAGGGTCTCGTCGGCGGATGCGACATCCTGGTGGCGACGCCGGGACGGTTGCTCGACCTCATCGACCGGCGCGCGTTGACGCTCAAGAATGTCGAGATCTTCGTGCTCGACGAGGCGGACCAGATGATGGACCTGGGGTTCATCAAGCCGCTGCAGCAGATCGCGCGGATGTTGCCGCAGGACCGCCAGAGCCTGTTCTTCTCGGCGACGATGCCCAAGGCGATCGCCGATCTCGGCAAGCAGTTCATTTCCGACCCTGTGCGGGTCGAGGTCACCCCGCAGGCGAGCACCGCCGAGCGGATCGACCAGCGCGTCACCTTCGTCGACCAGCGCGAAAAGCAGGCGCTTCTGACGATGCGTCTCGGCGCGATGTTCGAAAGCGGCGAGATGGATCGTGCTTTGGTCTTCACGCGCACCAAGCATGGCGCGGACCGTGTCGTGCGTCACCTCATCGGAGCGGGCATCGATGCCGCCGCGATCCATGGCAACAAGAGCCAGGGACAGCGGACCGCCGCGTTGAACGGTTTTCGTGACGGTGCCGTGCGCATCCTGGTCGCGACCGACATTGCCGCGCGCGGGATCGACGTTCCGGGCGTGAGCCATGTGTTCAACTTCGAATTGCCGAACGTGCCCGAACAATATGTCCACCGCATCGGCCGCACCGCGCGTGCCGGCCGCGAGGGCGTTGCGATCAGTTTCTGTGCGCCGGACGAGAAGGCCTATCTGCGCGACATCGAGCGTCTTACCGGCGTTCGCATCGACAAGGCGGATCTGCCCGAGAATTTCAACAACCGCGCGGCGGCGCTGCCCAAGCCGGCGGGCCGCACCGCGGGCAAGGGCAAATGGACCCCGATGGGCGAGGATGCCTCGAGCGACGGCGTGAACAGCCGTCCGCCCCATCACCGCCGCGGGCCGTCCAAGCCCAAGCACGGCATCAAGCGGCGCGGCAACACCGGTCCGCATCGTGGTCGTGACGAGCGCACGGGATCGGACGACGGCGCACCGCGCCGCGACGATCATGGTGCGCGTCCGGCCCGCAAACCGCATCGCAAGGGCGGCGGCCAGAAGGTCGCCAGCGGACAGGCACCGCGCGGGGGCAAGGGCCCCGGCGACCAGCGTCGCGGTCCGCATCGTTCGGGCGGACGTCCCGGCAACCGTTAA
- a CDS encoding PAS domain S-box protein: MDGAGHEESTRRKAVAGEPPAAGRGDHRAEAVPDTTERASSDDLRELLATLPAGFDLKTLFGIADALPVMLAYCDASLHYRFVNRPLADWMQVDRSQMLGRTVEEVMGAKAFAGRRELLERALAGEKQWFAADYDHPALGPLTTQADYIPNMDDTGTVVGLTIIVQDVTDKRVAGRALSESETRFRRIADSAPVPMWVSRLDGTREFVNQAYAAFFDTDKDSAAAIGWEDRVHPDDAQAMHDALVEGLKSEAPFGFEARAERADGVYRWMQAMVQPRRDADGRIIGYIGAASDITLAKQAEHELRAEVRDQRGEIDASEARFRAVFESLDMVGIMDLEGRHLEMNASALDALGLSNEEVRGLHSWDLPMFANHPASVEALKDLVAAGARGESASVEIDVTIDGRAGIHVCTITPIFDRNGKPRLLVGQARDTTALKQTQDQLRQAQKMEALGQLTGGIAHDFNNLLTVVVGGLDLISKRVEDEKLKRYADNALAAAQRGARLTGQLLTFSRVQKLQVQSVHLGRVLNEMEPLFANALGARFAVKWDIEDRDVHILADTTQLEVALLNLAINARDAMGERGTLTVSTRRVELSGDAEMMSGDFVELVISDTGSGMSAEVRERVFEPFFTTKEVGKGTGLGLSMVYGMVHQSGGTARIDSVEGEGTSVRLFFRVAAQDADTVERQTSDPDCARSIAGRRILVIDDDEDVRTFVEQTLADMGAEVTGAADGTAGLAAYAETRPEVIVLDYAMPGLSGAEVAAAILDETPGQPILFISGYSETAAIRKIAPDAPLLAKPFSPGDLEDKLCTLLPG, translated from the coding sequence ATGGACGGAGCGGGGCACGAGGAATCGACACGACGAAAGGCCGTCGCGGGCGAACCGCCGGCGGCGGGGCGTGGCGATCATCGCGCCGAGGCTGTCCCCGACACGACCGAACGCGCATCGTCGGACGATCTGCGCGAATTGCTCGCCACGCTTCCCGCGGGGTTCGATCTCAAGACCTTGTTCGGAATCGCCGACGCGCTGCCCGTCATGCTCGCCTATTGCGACGCGAGCCTCCACTATCGGTTCGTCAACCGGCCGCTTGCCGACTGGATGCAGGTCGACCGCTCTCAGATGCTCGGCCGCACGGTCGAAGAAGTCATGGGCGCCAAGGCGTTCGCGGGGCGCCGCGAGCTTCTGGAACGCGCACTGGCGGGCGAGAAGCAGTGGTTCGCCGCCGATTACGACCATCCCGCGCTGGGTCCGCTGACGACGCAGGCCGACTATATCCCCAACATGGACGACACGGGCACCGTCGTGGGGCTCACCATCATCGTTCAGGACGTTACCGACAAGAGGGTCGCGGGCCGGGCGTTGAGCGAGAGCGAGACGCGCTTTCGCCGCATCGCCGACAGTGCCCCGGTGCCGATGTGGGTGTCGCGGCTCGACGGCACGCGCGAGTTCGTGAACCAGGCCTATGCGGCCTTTTTCGATACCGACAAGGACAGCGCCGCCGCGATCGGCTGGGAGGACCGTGTCCATCCCGACGATGCGCAGGCGATGCACGATGCGTTGGTCGAGGGGCTGAAGAGCGAGGCTCCGTTCGGGTTCGAAGCCCGCGCCGAACGGGCCGACGGCGTCTATCGCTGGATGCAGGCGATGGTGCAGCCGCGCCGCGACGCCGACGGACGGATCATCGGCTATATCGGGGCGGCGAGCGACATCACGCTGGCGAAACAGGCCGAACATGAGCTTCGCGCCGAGGTGCGCGACCAGAGAGGCGAGATCGACGCCAGCGAAGCGCGGTTCCGCGCGGTCTTCGAGAGCCTCGACATGGTCGGGATCATGGACCTCGAGGGCCGCCATCTGGAGATGAACGCCTCGGCGCTCGACGCACTGGGGCTGAGCAACGAGGAGGTTCGCGGGTTACATAGCTGGGACCTGCCGATGTTCGCGAACCATCCCGCCAGCGTGGAGGCGTTGAAGGACCTGGTCGCGGCGGGCGCGCGGGGCGAGAGCGCCAGCGTCGAGATCGACGTGACCATCGACGGGCGCGCGGGCATTCACGTGTGCACCATCACGCCCATTTTCGATCGCAACGGAAAGCCGCGCCTTTTGGTCGGGCAGGCACGCGACACCACCGCCCTCAAGCAGACGCAGGACCAGCTTCGCCAGGCGCAGAAGATGGAAGCGCTGGGTCAGCTGACCGGCGGGATCGCGCACGACTTCAACAATCTGCTGACCGTCGTGGTCGGCGGCCTCGACCTGATTTCCAAGCGGGTCGAGGACGAGAAGCTGAAGCGCTATGCCGACAATGCGCTGGCCGCGGCGCAACGCGGCGCGCGGCTGACGGGGCAGTTGCTGACCTTCAGCCGGGTCCAGAAGCTGCAAGTGCAGTCGGTGCATCTGGGCCGGGTGCTCAATGAGATGGAGCCGCTGTTCGCCAATGCGCTGGGCGCGCGCTTTGCCGTCAAGTGGGACATCGAGGATCGCGACGTCCACATCCTCGCCGATACCACCCAACTGGAAGTGGCGCTACTCAACCTCGCGATCAACGCGCGCGACGCGATGGGCGAAAGGGGGACGCTGACCGTATCGACGCGGCGCGTCGAACTGTCGGGCGATGCCGAGATGATGAGCGGCGACTTCGTCGAACTGGTGATCAGCGACACCGGCAGCGGGATGAGCGCGGAGGTCCGCGAGCGGGTGTTCGAACCCTTCTTCACCACCAAGGAGGTGGGCAAGGGCACCGGGCTCGGCCTGTCGATGGTCTATGGCATGGTGCATCAGTCGGGCGGCACCGCACGGATCGACAGTGTCGAGGGAGAGGGCACGAGCGTGCGGCTATTCTTCCGCGTCGCGGCGCAGGATGCCGACACGGTCGAGCGCCAGACGTCCGACCCCGACTGCGCGCGGTCGATCGCGGGGCGGCGCATCCTCGTCATCGACGACGACGAGGACGTGCGCACCTTCGTCGAACAGACGCTGGCGGACATGGGCGCCGAGGTCACCGGCGCGGCCGACGGGACCGCGGGACTGGCGGCCTATGCCGAAACCCGGCCCGAGGTCATCGTGCTCGACTATGCGATGCCGGGGCTGTCGGGGGCGGAGGTCGCGGCCGCGATCCTCGACGAGACGCCGGGCCAGCCGATCCTGTTCATCTCGGGCTATTCGGAGACCGCCGCCATCCGCAAGATCGCGCCCGACGCGCCGTTACTGGCCAAGCCCTTCTCGCCGGGCGACCTCGAAGACAAGCTCTGCACGCTCCTGCCGGGATAG